The following coding sequences are from one Lolium rigidum isolate FL_2022 chromosome 6, APGP_CSIRO_Lrig_0.1, whole genome shotgun sequence window:
- the LOC124665530 gene encoding peroxynitrite isomerase Rv2717c-like, producing MEAAGSPTLPPAPHPLVAPLSFLLGKWRGEGEGTFPTIAPFRYGEEILFSHHPSKPVISYTQKTWKAASGEPMHAESGYWRLRPDGSVEVVIAQSTGLAEVQKGSYDAEKKTVTLQSELVGNASKVKQIARSFQVVNGELSYIVQMATITNSLQPHLKALLKMI from the exons ATGGAAGCCGCCGGCTCACCcacgctgccgccggcgccgcacCCGCTGGTTGCGCCGCTGTCGTTCCTGCTGGGCAAGTGGCGCGGGGAAGGCGAGGGGACCTTCCCGACCATCGCCCCtttccgctacggcgaggagatcCTCTTCTCCCACCACCCCTCCAAG CCGGTGATCTCGTACACGCAGAAGACGTGGAAGGCGGCGTCCGGCGAGCCGATGCACGCCGAGAGTGGGTACTGGCGCCTGCGCCCCGACGGCTCCGTCGAGGTGGTCATCGCCCAGAGCACAGGCCTCGCCGAGGTCCAG AAGGGTTCATATGATGCTGAAAAGAAAACAGTGACACTCCAAAGCGAACTTGTTGGCAATGCATCAAAG GTGAAGCAGATCGCTAGGTCATTTCAGGTGGTGAACGGGGAGCTATCTTACATCGTTCAGATGGCAACAATCACAAACAGTCTACAGCCACATCTGAAAGCCCTTCTCAAAATGATATGA